Genomic DNA from Oncorhynchus clarkii lewisi isolate Uvic-CL-2024 chromosome 5, UVic_Ocla_1.0, whole genome shotgun sequence:
CTTGTAACAGAGCGATAGGTCCAGTGAATATCCGTGGTTACATATCTATTtctatactgtatttatactgtagctatTTGGCTAGTTTGATTGACAAAACGGATCCTGGTCCCGTACAATGGCTAATGTATGTCTAATGTATAGTCTGCCATTGCGTCTTTAGAGTATGCTCGCTTGAACACAAGCTGTATCTACTCAACTGCTATTTAAATTCAAGCGTGCATCATGTAATAAATATCGCCCAGCAACCGTAACAGAGCGAGCAGGAGGTCCATTTGTTTTTAGTATGTGAAAGTAGTCAGTCatacattatactgtattatgcaatgttgtagagagagacatacacgttttgtccacagagagagagagagagaatttattCACGGAGCCAGTTGCAACAGTaactgatgtaaaaaaaaatgtaaataaggtaGAAAATGGTAACAAAGAACCAGTAGTGTCTCTGCATGTAGTGTTATTAGAATGGATTCAAATGGTTGGGTCCTATATTCCTCTGTTGCCATGTCAATAAGGCTGCAGATGTGTTGAAGGAAAATAAGTTTATCCTCTATCAGAGAGCAGAGCAAATGAGGGAAGCAAGGGGCGGGCATAAAAGCTATGGGGTGGACCCTCAGGTTCAAACCCTCTCCCCATTGGCCGGCTTAgtccctcccctccctgcctcccgaGCTGCAGTAAGAGGGAGTATAAGATGAGTAGTCTAGTGGAGGAAGTTAGACAgttttagacacacacactcatatccACTCACACACGCTCgctcacacacagccccagagtgccagagagtgtgaaagagagaaaagcaaagaaagagagaaaaagaagaaagAAATAGTAATTGAACAGAGGACTAGCCAAAGGACCACACTGACGCTCCTTACCAGTCCAGTGCAATACAGTGGAGCACAGAGCTTCGGATGGGTCACACTATGAGAAACCTGGCAGAGATGGGCTTGCTAAAGAACCGCTCCGCTTTCATTTGCAGGCCCACCCCGGAGGAGGCACTCAAATGGGGGGAATCTCTGGACAAGCTGCTGGCCCATAAATGTAAGTTTGCTTCTTATTCTTCTCCTTATTTATTCTCTCCATCCATTTAATCAAAGACTAATGCCCATCCGGGTTGATTGCCATATGGTCCAATGTGTATCTGGTTTAAGTTGAACTGAAGCATGGGGAACAATTGCATTGATTATGAATAAGGAACAATGTGCatgtgttttgggggggggggggtgtctggtACGGGTTGTAAATATGCTCATATTGACGTGCATTAAGCATGCATGTCTTGCTTGTGCTTGTTGCTTTTGAGATGTGAATTCAGTGTGTGTGAGTTGTTGCACGCCTGCAGTGAATGGGCAGTCTGTTGAGGCACTCTGCTGCAGCTCTCCCACTAATCCCAGTGGATGAATAGAACCATGCATTAGTGTATGGGGAGAGCGACCAGATTATAGGCTAGGTggctgatagagagagggagagagaatgcttcagagtagtattactgtatttatattcttcaataattcATAGCCTTGGTCTGAGTGCTGTGGGGTTGGTTGTTCAAGTCCCTATTCAACTCCCTCTCTTAGCGGAACAACACTTTAGTGAGACAACACTTGAATCCCTTTCTTTTCCTCCCTTTGCTCTTAGTTTAATGTTATCTCCCCAGGGGGTTCATGTGAACGGAAAGGTGTGGGCGACCAGGCAGGGTGGGAATCTGCTTCCTGCTATTCTTACCCTGCTGATGGCTTTTCCTTAAGTAAttaaaaacaccaatctcaaTAGCCAAATCAACAGAAATGTATTGACAAGCAAACTGACCCCACCTAGAAGAAGAAAGGCTTCTCTTTGTTCAGAGACAACATTGAAAAAGGCATTCCAATTACTGGTGTCGATGACAGGAAAAAGTAACAGAGTATAGTGTAGGGTCAGTGAGGTGATGCTGGATAATTGTTGCATATGGGAGGTGACTGGATAGGTGTCTCGGAGGTGACTGCATGCTGGCTTTAGTAGTCCCCTTTTTAACAGCGTGATTCAATGGACTTGGCTACTGTGCTATTTTAGGTTGTCTCCCACATGGAGAGAGATGCCGCTGTGTTGCCATGGCTCTCCAGTCACGTCCACTAACCCACACCTCTGTCTTTCATCTTCCTTTCAGATGGCCTGGCAGCGTTCAGAGCTTTCCTGCGCACAGAGTTCAGCGAAGAGAATCTGGAATTCTGGCTAGCATGCGAGGATTACAAAAAGATTAAGTCGCAATCCAAGATGGCGTCCAAAGCCAAGAAAGTATTTGCTGAATACATCGCCATCCAGTCTTGTAAAGAGGTGAGCAGCAATCCCCTTACAAACACAGACCCGTACCCACAAGGGATGGTGGAAAATATCATTAAACTGTCATTTACCCTCTCCAGCCATTAGGCAATGTTTATACCTAAATGAGCTCTCCATTTCCATTTTCCAAATTGTTTACTTTGACTTACTGGAAAAGACTTAGTCAGCGGCCCCTTAGTTAAGATAATGTTCTCTAATTCCAACCTCACTTGTCTTGATTCAGCCTTTTTTGAATGTCCGCTTCTAACTCCTGCCTGACAGAAACTAGGCCATGAATGAACTTGTTCCTGCTGTAAATAGAAAAAGCAGTGATTTTGGCAGGCCCCCTCAGCATTGTTCCCCTGCTAAAGATGTTAGGTGATGAATGTGTAATGCCTGTCAGAAGGTGCTCCCACAAGGGAACGAGTGAGCTGGAGAGGACATGAGATCATTCCAGACAAACTGGCTTTCTTTGGCCGCCTGACACACACCAAATAGACTCCCTCActtttcccctttccctttttgTTTCAAACCTGGAGAGCTGGGTGGAAACTTCAAATCACAAATCAGCCCCAACAACTGGAACCAGTTGTCAGTAGCACTGAAACTAACCTGTTCTGCTGCTTcttcccttccctccttccctcgttCCCTTTCTCAGGTGAACTTGGACTCGTACACCCGAGAGCACACCAAGGACAACCTTCAGAATGTGACGCGTTCCTGCTTCGACCTGGCCCAGCGCAGGATATATGGCCTGATGGAGAAGGACTCATACCCCCGCTTCCTCCGCTCAGAACTCTACATGGACTTAGTCAACCAGAAGAAGGCCAGCACCACGTCCACCTCCTCATCGTCGTAAACACACAGAGAtcgagagagaaagtgagagacaacAACGAAAGAGAGAAAACATTGACTTGAAAGCAGGGGGGGGTTGATTTTTTTCATACGTTcgctgttttgttttgtttctgcCATCTTCCTGTCCCACTATAATTtgggtgtgagagagacagaaagctaGGCTGTGCCATTGAGGGGGATGTTGTTTACACAACGACCATGATGACGGACCGATGgtggatggatgaagggatggagaggagagccCAGTCAGGACAGCTGGTCAAGTCGTGACTGCTGGACGCTTCTCTGATCACTCTCATTGATAATTGATCACTGTCTGTGGTTCATAACGATATACGTTGGTTTGTCCGGACGTACTGTAGAAAGGATGGGGTGCTGAAACCTCCGCAGACATGAAGACAGTCCGGTACTGTTTTGGCGCTTTTGTTGATATTTTCCTTCTTTTTGTTTTacaccccccatcctcctcctcctcctttagaGCCAGTTCAAATGCTGTTGGTACGACGCATAGGTTTGTTTTGTCCTAGATTCTCAATGTCTCACAATGACCATTTCTAAACGGGCTTGCGAGAAAAAGGTGAAACGTGATAGCTGGATCAATGTCTGGATGACTGGACGAAAAGCCGCTTTTTTGTCTGGTTTTGCATCTTTTTTTCTGTTCACGGTGAAACACAACTCTCTCAAGCACAGTCAGCATCTGTTCTGTTCAGCATTCCCTCACAGGGTCTCACCTTGTCGCATTCATCCAAATCATACAGCAAAAGACACTGAGAaacagagggaaaagagagagagaaagatggaaaaaTATCAACAACGGAACGGACCAAAACTGCAAAAGCAGAGATGTGCCACTCTAACTCGAAAAGACTTGCTGCCTGTTTCCAAAGACCGTCGAAAAAAGAGAAGTAACACTTGACTGTGTTCTGATAAGCAATTCATTGTAGCGCCACCTAGACTCAACGAGGCAGCATTCTCAGGACATTAAGGCACTTAAGCTTCCAAGCTTGATttttattgttattcatttttgtttttacacataaaatgtttttttttttttaatcgttTTAAGTTCAAACCTGCACTCCATAAGTATACTGAGCAATACTGTTGGGAGGTTGCTCTTTTCATAAAACAAACGCTTCACCTGTACAAAGGTCTGCCTATTTATTTAGATATCTTGCTGGATGCTTCACCCATTGCACTCAGATGAAAGCTCTCCCTTCCCCTAACCACAAACCAGGTCCACCGCTGTCCTGGCTTTAAGTGcaatatgtttttgtttattttcctttttttccATTTTTATCCGAAAGACAATGTCTTGAGCTCTGTATTATACACTTTATTTGTAAGAGTTGTGCTGCAAAATTCTGCTATAAAGTTGATTTACAGTTTAAGTAATTAATCAAGAATAGATACATGAATTAAGTAAGTCATTCTAACTGTGTACCCTGGCAGCAGGCAGCTAGGGGTTAAGGATGTACATATAATTCTTTAAGAAAATAAAGTAAAAACCAGAAAAAAACAAGAGGTTTCACTTGTGTTGAGCTGGAACCTGGCTGTATCTATGTAAATATGAGAGACTCAAAGCTATAAGTTGACATGTATTGTTATAGAAATGAGGACGGGTGGCTACAGTCTGCCCTTTCCTGGTCATACACTGCTTGTCAGGAGTTTTCTGAAATGCATTTGATCATTTTCATTGTTTACAATTCAAACGCATCTCCCAAGATAGCAAGCGAAAAAGACAATAGAAATACATTTGGTGTTAttgctgaaaataaataaaataaccaaCTGGTGAAATGATAAATAATGTCTCTGAATTTTAATTCGCTGTGAATTGTATGTCATATCAGTATGTCCACTTTGTTACATGTTGTTAATCCAAGAAATTAGCTGGAGAAGAAATACATATGCATATCCAACATCTATTACAGTATGAGCGCCAATGTAttcattcttattttacaatgacggcctcccctAATCcgaacaatgctgggccaattgtgtgccgcgcTATGGAACCCCCGATCACGGCCGGGAtccagcccgggatcgaaccaggatttgtagtgacacctctagcactgagatgcaggttTTAGGCCAGGATTCAATCCAATCAGCAGTAGATAATACCAGGCTTGACTCTTAATTTCTGATTGagctgatatacagtaccagtcaaaagtttggacacacctactcattcaagggtttttatttattttctacattttagaataaaagtgaagaccataaaactatgaaataacacatatggaatcatgtagtaaccaaaaaagtgttaaaatacatttgtttatgtttgagattctcatagtagccaccctttgccttgatgacagttttgcacactcttggcattctctcgaccagcttcacctggattgcttttccaacagtcttgaaggagttcccacacatgctgagtacttgtctgcttttccttcactctgcagtctaactcatcccacaccatatcaattgggttgagttcagGTCATTGTGAAGGCCaggacatctgatgcagcactccatcactctccttcttagtcaaatagcccttacacagcctggaggtgtgttgggtcattgtcctgttgaaaaacaaatgatagtcccactaagtgtcaccagcaaagcacccctacagcatcatacctcctcctccatgcttcacagtgggaaccacacgtgagatcatccattcacttactctgcgtctcacaaagacacagaggtagaaaccaaaaatctcaaatgtggactcatcagaccaatgtccagatttccactggtctaatgtccattgctcgtgtatcttggcccaagcaagtctcttcttattattggtgccccttagtagtggtttctttgcaggagCTATCGACCATGAAGGcgtgattcacgcagtctcctctgagcagttgatgttgagatgtgtctgttacatgacctctgtgaagcatttattttggctgcaatttctgaggatggTAACTCTAACGAACCTATccgctgcagcagaggtaactatgtggtgagagccagtttcatcatttcGCTTGATGTTTGttttgactgcacttgaagaaacttgcaaagttcttgaaattttccacattgacttaccttcatgtcttaaagtaacgatggcctgtcatttgtctttgattatttgagctgttcttgccataataaggacttggtcttttaccaaatagggctatattctgtataccccctaccttgtcacaacacaactgtttggctcacacgcattaaggaaataaattccacaaattatcttttaacaaggcacacctgttaattgaaatgcattccaagtgaccacctcatgaagctggttgagagaatgccaacatctgtgcaaagctgtaatcaaggcaaagcgtggctattttgaagaatctaaaatctaaaatacatttgtttaacactttttttggttactacatggttccacgttgtaacggttttcttcctgggaaggagaggaggaccaaaatgcagcgtggttatttataaacatttttaaagaaagatgaaaacgtgaacactatacaaaataagaaaacttggaaaaaccgaaacagtcctaactggtgcaaaacacagagacaggaacaatcacccaacaagatacctaaagaatatggctgtctaaatatggttcccaatcagagacaacgataaacacctgcctctgattgagaaccactccaggcaaccatagacttacctagaacactcaactgaacacaaccccatagactacaaaaaccctagataagacaaaacacataaatcacccatgtcacaccctggcctaaccaaaataataaagaaaacacagaatactaaggccagggcgtgacacacgtGTTATTTAAtcgttttcatgtcttcacttttattctaaaATCGTACAATAAAGAAGAACcctggaattagtaggtgtgtcgaAAGTTTTTACTGGTTCTGTATGTAGCTTGAATGCAGTCTCTGCGAACAAGGTAATGTTGCCTTTAAAAGGTGCCTAGTCGACAAAGTGCGATTGGATTGAATCCCGGCCTGTATCTCTGATCTGCAAAGAAAATGTACAATAAAGTATATTaactaagggctctattcaatctgtatccctgaagcgttacagattgcacaatataaatgtagagaTAATTTCCGATTGAACAAACATATGCAGGTTTTACAGTGGATGCAGTCTTCACTATTGCGGGaacgttgcctttaaatttctGTAACTCTGTAATGCTGAATTCCCGCGACACGGATTGAATAAAGCCTTTATTAGTGCagagaaaaacaacaaacaacactGACTTAATGACCGTACACTATGAGGAAAATTAAGAATAAGGGTTATATTCAATCTGTAttgctgaagcgttacagatagCTTGCTAGAGATTTGAAGGTAATTTCCTACTAAACTGCATTGTTAACAGTAAATGAAGTCTCCGATAATGCTGgaatattgcctttaaatttcaataaCTCTGTAATGCTGAATTTCAGCGATACGTATTGAATAAAGCCACATTCTGCTTCTGTAGCCTCTTTCTGTCCACCCAGTGGAAAAAAAGATCTCGTGCCCACTTTCCAAATGGACCTCTGTTGTCAGCTCAcagatggaaggagagggggaagacagaggAAACGGTCGGTGGTCTATGATGAGTTTTAGGGTGGGGGTTGGGTGGGGGTAAGTAGGGGTGGTATAGGACTTGTGGAAGGAAGGGGGATGAGGAGGGTGTTTTTAGCATCTGAGCAGTTGGGGGTTTGAAGAGGCAGTTACAGTAGAGATAGAAACTTTAATCTCCTTCACCAGCTGCCGTCTGTTTTTCACACAGACAAGCACTTGAAtatgtgctcacacacacacatacacactcgtgcagatacgcacacacacgcacgaaaacatgcacgcacacacacaccactcgcCCTCGACTTCTCTATCGCTCTTGTTTCCTCCCCTTGTCTTTATTCTACTCCTCATTATCTCCAGTCTTTTTTCCCTCCCACCATGGAGGCCCTAGTCACGGGCCAGCCTCTTATCCTAaatcctcttccttcctcccagATATCTGTTTCTGCCATATCCCCacatcagttagtcagtcagttacaGCAGAGCACTTCACATTTCCTGTCTATTGCCTCCTTTGTCCCAATTCAACCATGTCTACCACCGTCCCCTGGTAAATTGACTTTACATGACATTTTCATATGCTTGAAAAATGAAAATATTCTACCCAGTGAAGGAGAAGTCGTTTCGTTGGCCATCTGGAACAACAGACTTGGACAAATGTGAAATGTGTTTCATATCTTGAGTGTTTATTGTCATGGTATCCATGTTACATCCCTACTTTACAAACGAACACTGACAAATCCTCTCAGAACATAGAAGCTGAACCTCAACTAAGTTTCTTAGGTCGGGATTCAATCAAATACGCATTGTAGACAAATGCACTGTACTTGACTTTTTAAGCTGATGAACTGTTGAGCAGATATTTGCAGCATGCTCCACAATGCTCTTGACCGCTTGTCTGAAACACGCCTTTTGAATCCCGGCCAAAGTGCTGTGTGTCTCACATGCATATCCCCCTAGGATCATTTCAAATAGAATGCTCTGCTTGATGGAGTCACTCTGTTACCATATGACCGGTCATCTATGGTTCTGATCATGGTTACATGATCTGTTCCTAAACATCTTGTTTCAGATAAATgttccatctacagtataattcCCTAATGTAAGAATTTACAGTCTTCTATCTGATTCCTCATCACCATAAAGTAATTGTATCATTTCTATAAATCATGGCATTGACACACTGTAACACAGCAATTATCATTCTGAGTGCATGCGGTGGAATGTTTATTGTTCATGTGCTCCTATAGTCAATAATTAAACCTCACAGAGCCTTTGACAAGCTCTGCTTTGACATTAAGAAGTAGTCAGACTAGATGCATTTTGGTCCACAACTCAACAGAGTGCTTGTTGACTGCTCTCAAAATCTTCTCTCCCACACAGTGTGAATGCATATACTGTGTGTGTCATCAATAGGGGGCTTTAGACTTGATTCATCCGTAATACTCAAACCGGCAATCCCACTGGCTCTTGGTGAGTTGCTTAGGAACTGCCACATCTCCCAGCTGCAATTACCCTAACCATGCGGCCCCCTGAATCCTGGTTGGCCCGGGAGGGGGAGGAATTGTTGGAGAGAAGTGGCCTCACAGCAGCATGGCAACAGGGCGACTGGGGGTGAGTGGtggcactgtgtgtgtttgtgtgtgtgtgtgtgggcagtagtgtgtgtacgtgcatgtgtgtatatgtgtgcgtgtgtgtgtgtgttaatgtcgGGAAGCAGCCTCTCTAAAACAGCTGCCCCCCCTTGAGTCTCAGCCAGAGAAGCCCAATTCCCTCCCACATAGCACAGGAAGGA
This window encodes:
- the LOC139408641 gene encoding regulator of G-protein signaling 3-like isoform X4; the protein is MFPAMVDFSEKYLERAKDMKNRLAFLRRRNESPGSNPAGKFDKSLKSVKPTPEEALKWGESLDKLLAHKYGLAAFRAFLRTEFSEENLEFWLACEDYKKIKSQSKMASKAKKVFAEYIAIQSCKEVNLDSYTREHTKDNLQNVTRSCFDLAQRRIYGLMEKDSYPRFLRSELYMDLVNQKKASTTSTSSSS